TTGATTTTGACGGCGGCTAAAGCCGCACGGGTCGCTTTTCATCCCTGCTTTAAAAAGTCAGGGCTTTCAAGCTCCTGACTCACACTCGTAAACATCGGATTTCATATTAGCTCTTTCCCCAACTAATCTTCTGGCGTGGGAGTTGGCGTTGCTGGAGACTCGCCACTGGTAGTATTGGATTCTGCAGAACCATCAGCTTGCCATTGAGAAATTGGTTTTTCTACCGCTTGCTGAAAACTTTTGGGAACCAACAAAACCGTTTTTTGATTGTCCGGCGTCTTTTGCGGGTTTACCTGAGCGTAGAGAAACTGACCGCTAAAATCAGTACCGCCCAAAACCATCTCGTGAAACTCTTTGTTTTGCAAGCGAATTTGCAGCCTTGCTAGTGGTTCGCGCAACCCGTAACTCTCCAACTCCTTTTGCGGACTGCCCATTGGCACCGAGCGATCGCTTTTTTCCGTCGCCAATAAATTTAACAAAAAAGCCACCGCCCCCTCACTAGCTGGTGTTGGATTTTCTGCCAAAGGTTCTATCCCTTCCGGATAGTCAACCACCCGAAGCATCCACTGACTTTCCCCATCGGATTTCTCTCGTCGTCGTAACTGCAACGTGCGATCGGACATAGTAATTTTAACCGAAGCAACCTGGTCCTCGCTAAACCCAAACAACTGTTTTTGCTTTGCCTCCGCCGCCTCCCGTTGGGGAACCACCCTGGTTTCGTACCAAGTCACCACCCCACCAAAAGCCGCAGCTACAATCAGAAGCGCTACTGTAGACCGTCTAATCTTCATAGGTTCCTCCCCCAAAACCAAACAAACTTTCTGTATGTCGTTCGTACAAAAACCGCCAACTTACCTAGGATTCAGACTATCTCCCAAACTCCCATGCTTTCTAACCCATCACCGCCGAACCCACCAAAACAGACCGGAAGCTATAAAGCCAAGTACGGGAAACAATAAAGCCAAAAAGCCTATCAAACGTATATCTTGGGAGTTTAAATTGAGACGGCGATTTTCCGGTTTGTTTGGTTGAATCGATAGCAATTGTTCTTCTTGTCGGCTTAACCAACCTATGGCATTGGCAAACAAGTCGCCGTTTAAGTTTCCAGAAATCAATCCATTGGTGGCAAAATCAGAATCTCCCAATACCACCAATCGCGATTCTGGTTGGGATTTGGGTTCCGAATCTGTTGCTGGCGTTTCTCCATCTTCTGCATTGGGAGATGGCGATGGTGTTGGCGATGCTTCTGGTGATGGTTCCGGCGATGGTTCGGTTGTGGTGGAATCTTCTGCAATTGATTCTCCCAAGGGTTTGCTAAAAGCAACTCCCAATACTAACGGACCCCTGATATCTTCTTCGGCATTAAATTCCCAATTGGGTCCTTCATCCATATTTTGTTCGGCCCAACTTTTGGGACTGGTAAGCAATAATGGGGTATCGTTGACGCCTTCTTGGGGTTCCACTTCCAAGGGACTCGCCAAAACAAAAAAGGTATAATTTTCGCCAAAGTCTTGGGTGATGGGATGGTTGCCGTAATCGGTAACCACAGGTGCTACAGGACCAAATCCTTGTACCCATTGTGAAGGATCCACCGCCACGCGATCGCTACGAGAAACTCCCCATTCCGATAAAAATTCCGACAATCCCGCCTCTTGTTGGGGGTCTACTGCGAGGAAAACGCTGCCGCCGTCGTCGAGATATTCCTGCAAAGCTTCCAGTTCCGATTCTAGAAAATTCTGTTTCGGTCCCACGATCGCGATCGCAGAGGCATTATCGGGAATTTCCTTGCCACCGGCTAAATTCAGGGTTTCTACACTGATGTTGTTGTTTTCCAGCCGCGTAACGGCTTGCGACAAGCCACCATCCCCTTGATTGTTGGGAGAATGTTCCTGGTGACCAAGGAGAAAATAAACCGTACTTTGCCGACCTCCCACCAATTTGGCGATGCTGCTGGTGAGTTTAGCTTCTTCTAAGGATTCTCGCTTGGTACTTTGTACGAACTGGCGTTGGTCGCCATATTCCACGTAAACTTCCCCAAACTCCTCCACACCAAATCGATCGGCGATCGCGGGTTGTTGGATGGGATCGACATACTCGTATTGAAAGCCACGATTGGCAAGACGCTGGTAGTTTTCCAACAATTCTTGGTTGTTGGATTTTGGTTGGTCGCTGAAGACCCATACTTTCACCGGTTGGTCTAGGGAATCTAGCAATTTTTCCGTTTGGGGAGCCAAGGTAAATCGCTGGCTTTCGGTTAAATCGATGGGTTCGCTGTAACGAACGCCGACAAAATTCACCAACCCCACAATTGCCACCACCGCTATGGTGGTTAGCAAGGCATTGGTTCCGGCTTCTGCGGAACGGGGAGACCCCCCAGCCAGCAAGGCATCCCCTTGGAAAATGAGCCACAATCCCAGAAAAACTGCACCGCCGATCGTCAATCCAACTGCGATCGCATTCCACTCGCCAGATACTGCTTGCATACTCAGACCCGCCGCTAGCAAAAACAGGCCCAGCAGAAAAATATATTTCCAATAACCCTTAAATGGCTTTTTCAACTTCGCACCTCCTGCTTTGTTTGGGGATTTGGGAATTTGGCTTGGGGAAATTTAATAGCGTTGGAAGCGGAATGTTTCAATGGATTGTGCGGTTAGGAAAATCCCTAGAAAAATATAGCTGAGAAATAGAACAATACTGCTGGGGTCGAGAATCCCCTGGGAAATATTTTGGAAATGTTCCACCAGGGATAAATGGCTGAGAATGTTACCTACCGCACCGCTGAGGTTGCCAGCAATAATGTCTATTACCCACAAAAACAAAACCAAGGCAAAGGTCAAAATCGCCGCCAAAATGGTTTTATCGGTGAGGGAGGAAACAAACATTCCCAAAGACAAAACGCTGGTTCCTAATAATAACAGTCCCACGTGGCCGGAAACGATTAAAGTAGCACTTAATGGTGGACTGGAAGCGGTTAAAGCCATGACCTCGTAAATAATTAAAGGCAGTAACATGGTGAGGTAAAAAGTCGCCACTGCCAGCAATTTTCCCAACGCGATCGCCCAATTGGTCAGCGGGGAAGTCGCCAAAAGTTCTAAGGTTCCCAGCTTTTTCTCCTCGGTATACAAATTCATGGAAAGCATGGGCAATAAAAATAAGGAAAGCGATCCCAAGGTTCCTAAAAACAAACGCAATGCCTCGTAGGGAACGTCCAAAGGTTCGCTAATCCCCAAGCGATCGCGATAGGCTGCCTGGGCAATAATTCCCTGAGGTCCAAACAAAATACTCAGAAAGAAAAATCCAGCAATCAACCAAAAAATACCGGCGATGGCATAGGCAAACGGCGAGGCAAAATATCCTTGAAGTTCTTTGCGGTAAATGGCAATAATACTGCTAAACATAGGTCGTTGTTCGTCTGTAAGTCAATGAATGTTTTGCTGATAGGGTGAGGAGGTGCTGGGGAGGATAGGAGAAGTAATTTCTTACTCTTTTCCTCATCCTAGCTTTTTCTCGCCAACTCCCTTTTCCGAAATCTTATTTTCTTCAGTAGTTAGCTGCAAGAATACATCTTCTAAACTGGCGCGAGTTCGTCGCATCTCGTACAAACCAATTTGATGCTTGGCGAGAATCTTGGCAATATCTTTTCCGGGTTCTTTTTCCGAGCGAGCAGTGATGTGGATTCGGCGTCGATTCTTGGCTAATTCTGGTTCGTCTACAATTTCCACTGACCGTACCCCCGCCACTTGTCGCAGTAAAGCAAGTACAGTTTCCCAGTTGCTGGTTTCTGGTTCCACTTCCAACTCGTATCCCGAACCCAGCGCTAGTTCCGACATTAGGTTGTCGGGGGTATTGGTGACCACCACTTTGCCTTGGTTAATAATGGTGACTTTTGTGCAAGTGGCGCTGACTTCCGGTAGGATATGCGTAGATAGGATAATGGTGCGATCGCCCGCTAAATTTTTAATTAAATCGCGCACTTCAATGATTTGGCGTGGGTCCAACCCCACAGTGGGTTCGTCTAAAATAATCACCGGCGGGTTATGAACGATCGCTTGGGCAACACCGACCCGCTGCCGGTAGCCTTTAGATAGTTTGCGAATCAGCAAATGGCGTTTGCTTTGTAGGTAGCAGTTTTGGATCGCTGCATCGACCATAGCCGCGCGATCGCCAGCTCTGACGCGCTTAATCCGAGCCACAAAATGCAAAAACCCTTCCACCGTCATATCCGGATACAAAGGCGGATTTTCCGGCAAATAGCCAATATTTTGACGTACAGCCATGGAATTTTCGTGTACTTCGTAGCCGGCTATCTTGGCCGTACCGCGGGTGGCTGGCAAATATCCCGCCAAAATCCGCATGGTAGTAGTTTTTCCCGCTCCGTTGGGACCGAGGAATCCCAAAATTTCACCAGCTTCCACCGAAAAAGTGACATTTTCGATAGCTGGTGTAGAACCGTAAATTTTACTTAAATTTTCTACTTCAATCATGTCACCTTGAGTTAAAACGGTTGAAGCTGACTTGGTAGCACTGCCACGGGCAAACCGCCACGATCGTATCAGATACATCAGCAGATCGGATAGGTTGGACCTTTCTACTGATGTTACGGTTGGCAGAGAATCCATTCTCAGCAAATTTCCTGAAAAACTTGGTTGGGTAGGATCCCAGCAATGTAGCAACTTCAGCACGCAGAGCTGGGAATATCCACCTCCCCAACCACCATTGTACGTTTTTGGAACGCTTGCCAAACCACCCAAGCAAGCGAACGAACCTATTGTCCATATTTTTAGTTAATCGGGGGTTCATTGTTTATGGCTACGCTTTACGTTAATCCCACCAGTGGCAGCGATTCCCAAGATGGATCGCAGGGCGCACCTTTCAAAACCATTAGCAAAGCTCTTTCCCAAGCCAGTGCCGGAACCACTATCCAACTAGCTACAGGAAATTATACGGCAGACAGTGGCGAAACATTCCCCCTGGAAATTCCCCCTGAGGTGAAAGTCATTGGCAACGAAAACACCAAAGGAGAAGGCATCACCATCAATGGTTATGGGGAACATGTCGCTTCTACCCTCAGCTTTCGCAACCCCAACATTACCGTTTTACCCAAAGATAGAGCGGAATTGCGCGGTGTTACCGTCACCAACACCGGCGATCGCGGTACGGGGGTATGGGTGGAAACCACATCCAGCAGCCAAGAAGTTTCCCCCACCATCGCCAACAACACCCTGACCAACTCGGTGCGGGAAGGTTTAACAGTCACCGGGCAAGCCAAACCCAAAATTCTTAAAAACAAGTTCCGAAAAAATCAGGGGAACGGTCTGACCTTCGTAGACAAAGCCAAAGGAGAAGTTAAAGGCAACACCTTTGAAGATACCGGTTCTGGAGTAAACATCGGCGGCGAAGCAGCTCCTTTCCTAGAAGGCAATCTCATTCGTTCCAATCGGACCGGCATTTTGGTACAAGCCGATGCCCGACCCGTCTTGCGCAACAACGAAATTCTCAACAATACCGACAACGGTTTGACGCTAATTTCTAACGCCCTGGTCGATTTGGGTCAGTCTTCCGAACCGGGGAACAATCTATTTCGCGACAACGGCAACTACGACCTGGAAAATGGTTCTTCCAATCAGTTGGTATCGGTAGGCAACCAACTCAACCCTGCCAATGTCAAGGGAGACATCGAATTTGCCAGCAGCGACGTTCCTACCCCCACGCCAGAACCCACACCTTCACCAGAACCTACCCCCTCTCCCACCCCCACACCACCTGCTTCCGAGCAACCTTCTCCAGCGCCTACGCCAGAACCTACCCCCTCTCCCACCCCCACACCACCTGCTTCCGAGCAACCTTCTCCAGAGCCTACACCGGCACCTGACGGACAGCTGACGGATATCCAAGGACATTGGGCAGAACGGTTCATTCAAGCTATGGTCGATCGAGGGATCGTCAGTGGTTTCCCGGACAATACCTTCAAACCAGAGAGCAACATGACCCGTGCCCAATATGCTGCTATTCTGGCGAAAGCCTTCGATTTGCCTTTGGAAAAAGATGAAATTACCTTTTCCGATGTGAGCAACGATTTCTGGGGCCAAGACGCCATTACCAAAGCCACCCGAATGGGCTTTATTTCAGGATTCCCCGATGGTACGTTTCGACCCAATCAAAATTTAACTCGGGTTCAGAGTATTGTATCGTTGGTTAGCGGTTTGGGGATGAGCGGCGGACCGGAAGATATTTTGGCTTTATACAAAGACCGCGCCCAAATTCCCAGCTACGCCACTGATGAAGTGGCAACTGCCACCGCCAAACGGATTGTGGTTAATGCCCCCGAAAAACGCGATCGCCTCGACCCCATGCGCGATGTCACCCGCGCCGAACTAGCAGCTTTGACCTATCAAGCCATGGTTTCCCAAGGGCAAGCCGACGCCATTGCCTCCGATGCGATCGTCATGTTCTCCGATATTGACGGTCACTGGGCAGAAGACTTCATCCGCGGCATGGCAAAAAATCCCGACGTTCTCTCCGGCTTTCAAGACGGCACCTTCAAACCCGACGATAAACTCACCCGCGCCCAATTTGCTGCCCTGTTAAACAGCAGCTACAACCTAGATGCCATGGTCAAAAACGACCCCACCACCTTTAGCGACGTACCGAAGGACTTTTGGGGCAGCGAAGCCATTCAAAAAGCCTACCGCGCCGCCTTTCTGTTGGGATATGGAGACGGTACCTTCCGCCCCAACAACACCATCAAAAAAGTAGAAGCGATCGTTTCTCTGGTGAATGGTTTGGGGTTAGAAGCCAAAAATCCCGACAGCAGCCTGCAAAAACTCAGCGACGCCGATTCCGTTCCTGATTGGGCGCGCGAACCAATCGCGGCAGCAATTGAAAACCAAATTTTGGTCAACCATCCCCATCCATCGCAGCTCAATCCCAACCAAGAGGCTACCCGGGCTGAGGTGGTCGCTGTTATGTATCAAATGCGCGTCAACAGCGGTACGGAAGTTGCCATTAACTCCGACTACATTTTGACCGCCTAAAACCACGAGCGAGCAGGGTGGGCATTGCCCACCTTACTTGCGTTGTCGAGGTTCATTCACTGTTTAAAGACCCCGAATCAAGGATTGGGTTTCTAGTCAACCTTCTTGCCACCAGCATCTACCGATTTTCTTCCCGCTTTGGTTCGTACTCCGTACAGGTTTCGCAGGGTCCGGAAGGATTGACAGCACACAGTAAAAATGACGAATGGGCGTTAAACCTACAAGTGGATCTTTTATCGGGTTTTCCAGAAATGAGACGCATCCGTTGCTCGTAGGCTTCCTTTTGGCGTTTGATGCGGGTATAGGTTTGCAAGCGCATGCGTTGGTAAAGCGTATGTAAAGAAGTAGACATAATGAAAACAGTTATAGAAAATCTTCATCTTTATTCGTAGTATCTCGTTTTTTTCTCAGAAATTCCGCCCCTCAATGGAGGGTATGCCGATAAAAAATAATAAGTTTTTTTAAGATATTCGCAACGTCTACGAAAGCCGGCATAGCAACGATAATCTCTGCATTCCATAGTTGCAAAAACTTGTGGTAGGATAGCTGGTTAGCGCCATCGGTTCTGTTGGGGAGCAGCCAGCAGAAGCAATGGGGAAAGCCCGGTGCGAGTCCGGCACTGTCCCGCAGCTGTGATGGGATTGTCGCCAATCCCTAAGTCAGAATGCCCGCCGATGGATGTTTGTGTTGTGTCCACATCTGCGAGGTACGGATGATGGGAATTTCGATCGATTCCAGTGGTTCGTTTTCATCAATAATGGTGCCAATTGCTTTGGCATTTGCTTGTTGGCTAAATATTAACCAACAAGCACAGCGATACCGTTTTTTTACCAGTTTTGAACGCCGCTTCGCGATTCTCCCGAGCAGACCTGGGGCGAAGCGGTTGGCTTATTTTGGGGAAACAACGTTCCCTGTGGGAAGCCTGGCAAATTTTTTGGCCAACGCTACGGCAGTCTTGGTTGCAACCAAGGTTTTGCACTTATTACCGCCAGCTCTCCTGGAAAACCATCCCCAACCTTGGCGCTGGGTGGCAATCCGCTGCTACCTGCCTCCTCGCTGGTTGATGCGTACCCTCGTTTGAAATTGTACGCGCAACTGTTACCGCTAATTCATTTGACGCAGGTAAGAAAATAACGGATATTTACAGAGAATTGTGACAGCCTGCGTTGAGGAATATTCGATCCTTGCGATCGCCTTTTGGCGGCGCGATCGCCCATTGATGGACCTTTGACTTTTTGCAAACCCCGACAACTATCATGAAAACCAGGAAAACCAGCATACATACCTTATCAAAATTCACCCTAACCGCGATCGCACTTCCCCTGAGCTGGGGAAATATATTGGCAGTGCAAGCCAACGAAACCACAGAACCAAACCAAACCAACGAAGACGACATCGAAATCACCGTCATCGAAGAAATTCTCGAACAACCCATCTACACCCCCTTCCGCAGCGAAGGAATCTTACGAGAATCCAGCCGCCCCGCCTACATCATCGACCGCCAGGAAATGCAAGCCCAAGGTGCCACCACCGTGCAAGAAGCCCTGCAATACTTACCCGGCATCATCAGTGCCGGCACCACCGGCGGTGAATTAGGCTCTCGACCCAGTCAATTCATGCGCGGTGCCAACAGCGACCAAGTCTTAATTTTGCTTGACGGTCGCCCCATCAACAACACCGGTTTTAGCGGTAGCTTCGACCTTGCCAGCATCACCACCGACAGCATCCAACAAATCGAAGTAGTGCCTGGTGGCGGTTCCACCCTCTACGGTTCCAATGCCATCGGCGGCATCATCAACATCGTTACCCGCCAACCCAGCGACGAACCCACATTCAGCACCAATTTAGAAGTGGGAAGTTTCGGCTACAACCAACAGCAAATTTCCTCCACCGGCACCATTGGTGATGTTAGCTGGGTGGTGGGATACAACCGCACCGCCGCCGCCAACGATTTTCCCTTTTCCCTAGAAACCTTTGATTTCCAAGATACCCGCAACAACGCCGACGTTCTCTACCACAATGTCAATCTAAAACTATCGGCGGATATCGACCAACACAACCAACTTACCTTTACTGGTTTGTATAATACCCGCGATTTGGGCGTTGCCGGTGGGGTTGCCATCCCCGACGAAGACAGCGTGGGCGCTTTTAACAGCTTAACCTCTGAAGCCCGGCAGTATACCGACGAACTCATGCTCGACCTCACCTGGGAGTCGCAATTGGGAAGCAACGACGATTCCCTTTTGACTGCCAGAGTGTATCGGGATTCCTTTTTCTATCGCTTTAGCAACCCCGATCCAGAGAACCCCGGCACCCTTGACAAAGTGCGTAGCAACATCACTGGCTTGCAAGTGCAGCACAACTGGGAGTTTGCCGACAATCAGACGATTACCTACGGCGGCGATTACCGTAATGTCAACGCCGAAAACACCACCTTTGATTTTCAAACCGGTGTGGAAGCGGAAAATTACGACGACAATATTTCTCAAGGAGCGATTTTTGCTCGCTACGAAGCCGATGTGACCCCAGAATTTAGCGTGAACGCTGGTTTGCGCCAGGAATTTAGCAATTTAGAGGAAGGGGATTTTACCTCGCCTTCGGTGGGATTTCGCTGGCAAGCCACTGATTCCACAGTAATTCGCGGTAACTATACCCGCAACTTCCAACTGCCCCTGATTCGCGAAACTTCCGGCTTGGCAGGGTTGGATGTAGAGGGCAATCCCGATTTAGACCCGGAACGGGGCAACAGTTTTGATGTTGGTATCGACCAGCAGTTGGGGGATTTTGGCTTGCTACGTCTGACGGGGTTTTTTAATGATGTTTCCGATTTGATTGCTTTTGAGTTTGGCAATCCCAGCACCTATCGCAATGTAGGTCGGGTGCAAACTTGGGGGTTGGAAGCAGCGTTGGATGTGCAGTTGGCAAGGAATGTTTACGCTTTTGGTAACTATACTCTCAACGAAACGGAGATTATTGACGATGCCACGGAAGCCAATGAAGGCAACGAACTGCCTTTTCGCGGTGCCGATACGTTCAATTTGGGGGTGGCTTACGAAACCCCCGGTCGCTTTTATGCGGCGTTGCTGCTACACGGTGTGAGCGATTTTTATGTGGATGATGCTAATGATGAGTCGCTCGACGGTCGCACGACGTTGGATTTGAAGGTGCGGGTGCCGGTAAGCGATCGCTTTGCGGTCAATGCCAGTTTGAACAATATTCTCGATGAGGAGTTTGAGCTTTATCCCGGATTTCCAGGGATGGGGATTAACTTCCGGTTGGGAGTGCGTTCCACGTTTTAGCTCTCACTTGTGGGAAGCGATTTTTCCGCATACTGGCGAACTTGCTTGGTTTTTGATTTTGTTTGACGAGGATGGAAATTTATGCTGATTCAAACACGTAATCTCACTGCTGGCTACGGCGACAATCCGGTTCTTGATAGGATTCAATTTCACCTCCATCCAGGGGAATGGGTGAGTATGGTTGGGGCGAATGGTTCGGGCAAATCGACCCTGTTGAAGTGTTTGAGCAAACAGCTTTCTCCACGGCGCGGCAGTGTGGTGTTGGATGGCAAAAATATCCATCATCTCTCGCCCAAAGCGATCGCGAAAAAATTAGCTCTGGTTCCCCAGCATCAGGATGCCCCAGAGGGGTTAACGGTGAACCAGTTGGTGGAAATGGGGCGCACGCCGTATCAAGCTTGGTGGCAGTGGGATTTGGATTGGGAAAATCGCTCTCCGGTGGAGGCAGCGTTGGTGCAAACGCAAATGCGGCACTTGCGCGATCGCCCTTTGTCAGATTTGTCGGGTGGTGAGCGTCAAAGGGCCTTTTTGGCGCTGGCTTTGGCACAAGACCCCCAAGTGTTGCTGCTTGACGAACCAACGACGTTTTTGGATATTCGCTATCAGTTGGAGTTATTAGAATTGCTCAAACGCTTGAAACAGCAGCGGCAACTATCTGTGGTGACGGTGTTGCACGATATTAATTTGGCAGCTCGCTATAGCGATCGCTTGGTGTTGATGCATGAGGGAAATATTTGGGATGCGGGCACCCCCGAACAAGTGCTCACCCCAAGCAATATTGCCAGTACCTTTGGCGTGGAAGTCGCGATCGCGCCGACGCCTGTAGGTTTGCAAATTATCCCTCTTTCTCCTTGCGGCGATGGCAGCAACGGTGGCGACTCCCAGGAAAATTGTTCGTTTCTTTCTACTGTTCGGGGAGAATCGTTTGGGTAGGTAGAAAGCTATTTCTCCCAATGGTGTTTTTTCGGATTTGTCCGCGCGTCTAGTTTTATTTTGTGGGTCAAGCGATGGTCCGAAGGACCGGTGCCCGATCGTCAAAAAATCATATTATTGCTACTAGCCAAAATTGGAAATTGGGTGTATAATAGAGAGGACATAGGGCGAGGGGACTCGTCGTAAAAAAGGGGGAGTTTAATGGGACACTTCAACCCAAACATCTAACCTGCTCGAAAATATTTCAATTATTTTTGCCCTGCCTAAATGTTTGAGCGAAACGTCTGCAGAAAAAAGCTGTTTCCCCTACCGGGCAGGGAGGAAAAAATTTTTCCTTTATCCCAAAAACTTATAAAATTGTTTGTATTTTTATAGTAGCGCCACGAGGGAATTTTGTCAAGGTTTTGCGT
This Geitlerinema sp. PCC 9228 DNA region includes the following protein-coding sequences:
- a CDS encoding Gldg family protein codes for the protein MQAVSGEWNAIAVGLTIGGAVFLGLWLIFQGDALLAGGSPRSAEAGTNALLTTIAVVAIVGLVNFVGVRYSEPIDLTESQRFTLAPQTEKLLDSLDQPVKVWVFSDQPKSNNQELLENYQRLANRGFQYEYVDPIQQPAIADRFGVEEFGEVYVEYGDQRQFVQSTKRESLEEAKLTSSIAKLVGGRQSTVYFLLGHQEHSPNNQGDGGLSQAVTRLENNNISVETLNLAGGKEIPDNASAIAIVGPKQNFLESELEALQEYLDDGGSVFLAVDPQQEAGLSEFLSEWGVSRSDRVAVDPSQWVQGFGPVAPVVTDYGNHPITQDFGENYTFFVLASPLEVEPQEGVNDTPLLLTSPKSWAEQNMDEGPNWEFNAEEDIRGPLVLGVAFSKPLGESIAEDSTTTEPSPEPSPEASPTPSPSPNAEDGETPATDSEPKSQPESRLVVLGDSDFATNGLISGNLNGDLFANAIGWLSRQEEQLLSIQPNKPENRRLNLNSQDIRLIGFLALLFPVLGFIASGLFWWVRR
- a CDS encoding ABC transporter permease subunit, which translates into the protein MFSSIIAIYRKELQGYFASPFAYAIAGIFWLIAGFFFLSILFGPQGIIAQAAYRDRLGISEPLDVPYEALRLFLGTLGSLSLFLLPMLSMNLYTEEKKLGTLELLATSPLTNWAIALGKLLAVATFYLTMLLPLIIYEVMALTASSPPLSATLIVSGHVGLLLLGTSVLSLGMFVSSLTDKTILAAILTFALVLFLWVIDIIAGNLSGAVGNILSHLSLVEHFQNISQGILDPSSIVLFLSYIFLGIFLTAQSIETFRFQRY
- a CDS encoding ABC transporter ATP-binding protein; amino-acid sequence: MIEVENLSKIYGSTPAIENVTFSVEAGEILGFLGPNGAGKTTTMRILAGYLPATRGTAKIAGYEVHENSMAVRQNIGYLPENPPLYPDMTVEGFLHFVARIKRVRAGDRAAMVDAAIQNCYLQSKRHLLIRKLSKGYRQRVGVAQAIVHNPPVIILDEPTVGLDPRQIIEVRDLIKNLAGDRTIILSTHILPEVSATCTKVTIINQGKVVVTNTPDNLMSELALGSGYELEVEPETSNWETVLALLRQVAGVRSVEIVDEPELAKNRRRIHITARSEKEPGKDIAKILAKHQIGLYEMRRTRASLEDVFLQLTTEENKISEKGVGEKKLG
- a CDS encoding S-layer homology domain-containing protein, encoding MATLYVNPTSGSDSQDGSQGAPFKTISKALSQASAGTTIQLATGNYTADSGETFPLEIPPEVKVIGNENTKGEGITINGYGEHVASTLSFRNPNITVLPKDRAELRGVTVTNTGDRGTGVWVETTSSSQEVSPTIANNTLTNSVREGLTVTGQAKPKILKNKFRKNQGNGLTFVDKAKGEVKGNTFEDTGSGVNIGGEAAPFLEGNLIRSNRTGILVQADARPVLRNNEILNNTDNGLTLISNALVDLGQSSEPGNNLFRDNGNYDLENGSSNQLVSVGNQLNPANVKGDIEFASSDVPTPTPEPTPSPEPTPSPTPTPPASEQPSPAPTPEPTPSPTPTPPASEQPSPEPTPAPDGQLTDIQGHWAERFIQAMVDRGIVSGFPDNTFKPESNMTRAQYAAILAKAFDLPLEKDEITFSDVSNDFWGQDAITKATRMGFISGFPDGTFRPNQNLTRVQSIVSLVSGLGMSGGPEDILALYKDRAQIPSYATDEVATATAKRIVVNAPEKRDRLDPMRDVTRAELAALTYQAMVSQGQADAIASDAIVMFSDIDGHWAEDFIRGMAKNPDVLSGFQDGTFKPDDKLTRAQFAALLNSSYNLDAMVKNDPTTFSDVPKDFWGSEAIQKAYRAAFLLGYGDGTFRPNNTIKKVEAIVSLVNGLGLEAKNPDSSLQKLSDADSVPDWAREPIAAAIENQILVNHPHPSQLNPNQEATRAEVVAVMYQMRVNSGTEVAINSDYILTA
- a CDS encoding DUF6464 family protein — translated: MSTSLHTLYQRMRLQTYTRIKRQKEAYEQRMRLISGKPDKRSTCRFNAHSSFLLCAVNPSGPCETCTEYEPKREENR
- a CDS encoding TonB-dependent receptor, which produces MKTRKTSIHTLSKFTLTAIALPLSWGNILAVQANETTEPNQTNEDDIEITVIEEILEQPIYTPFRSEGILRESSRPAYIIDRQEMQAQGATTVQEALQYLPGIISAGTTGGELGSRPSQFMRGANSDQVLILLDGRPINNTGFSGSFDLASITTDSIQQIEVVPGGGSTLYGSNAIGGIINIVTRQPSDEPTFSTNLEVGSFGYNQQQISSTGTIGDVSWVVGYNRTAAANDFPFSLETFDFQDTRNNADVLYHNVNLKLSADIDQHNQLTFTGLYNTRDLGVAGGVAIPDEDSVGAFNSLTSEARQYTDELMLDLTWESQLGSNDDSLLTARVYRDSFFYRFSNPDPENPGTLDKVRSNITGLQVQHNWEFADNQTITYGGDYRNVNAENTTFDFQTGVEAENYDDNISQGAIFARYEADVTPEFSVNAGLRQEFSNLEEGDFTSPSVGFRWQATDSTVIRGNYTRNFQLPLIRETSGLAGLDVEGNPDLDPERGNSFDVGIDQQLGDFGLLRLTGFFNDVSDLIAFEFGNPSTYRNVGRVQTWGLEAALDVQLARNVYAFGNYTLNETEIIDDATEANEGNELPFRGADTFNLGVAYETPGRFYAALLLHGVSDFYVDDANDESLDGRTTLDLKVRVPVSDRFAVNASLNNILDEEFELYPGFPGMGINFRLGVRSTF
- a CDS encoding ABC transporter ATP-binding protein, translated to MLIQTRNLTAGYGDNPVLDRIQFHLHPGEWVSMVGANGSGKSTLLKCLSKQLSPRRGSVVLDGKNIHHLSPKAIAKKLALVPQHQDAPEGLTVNQLVEMGRTPYQAWWQWDLDWENRSPVEAALVQTQMRHLRDRPLSDLSGGERQRAFLALALAQDPQVLLLDEPTTFLDIRYQLELLELLKRLKQQRQLSVVTVLHDINLAARYSDRLVLMHEGNIWDAGTPEQVLTPSNIASTFGVEVAIAPTPVGLQIIPLSPCGDGSNGGDSQENCSFLSTVRGESFG